In Manis pentadactyla isolate mManPen7 chromosome 11, mManPen7.hap1, whole genome shotgun sequence, one DNA window encodes the following:
- the SLC30A4 gene encoding probable proton-coupled zinc antiporter SLC30A4 isoform X2, translating into MAGSGAWKRLTALLRKDDAPLFLNDTSAFDFSDEAGDEGLSRFNKLRVVVADDGSETPERPINGAQLALQADDDSLLDQDLPLSNSQLSLKVDPCDNCSKQRELLEQRKVKTRLIIAAVLYVLFMIGELVGGYIANSLAIMTDALHMLTDLSAIILTLLALWLSSKSPTKRFTFGFHRLAFPFYSHFPLSFCPKCEWRTKDLSENEKNQQHERK; encoded by the exons ATGGCTGGATCCGGCGCGTGGAAGCGCCTCACAGCTCTGCTGAGGAAGGATGATGCGCCGCTGTTTTTAAATGACACCAGCGCCTTTGACTTCTCGGACGAGGCTGGGGACGAGGGGCTGTCTCGGTTTAACAAACTTCGAGTCGTGGTGGCCGATGATGGTTCCGAAACCCCGGAAAGGCCTATTAACGGGGCGCAGCTGGCCCTCCAGGCCGACGATGACTCCTTACTGGACCAGGACTTACCTTTGAGCAACAGTCAGCTGAGTTTGAAGGTGGACCCCTGTGACAACTGCAGCAAACAGAGGGAGTTACTGGAGCAGAGAAAGGTGAAAACCAGACTCATCATTGCTGCTGTTCTTTACGTGCTTTTCATGATCGGAGAACTTGTAG GTGGATACATTGCAAATAGCCTAGCAATCATGACAGATGCTCTTCATATGTTAACTGACCTCAGTGCCATCATCCTGACCTTACTTGCTTTGTGGCTGTCTTCAAAGTCACCAACCAAAAGATTCACCTTTGGATTTCATCGATTAG CATTTCCTTTTTACAGTCATTTTCCCCTGTCCTTCTGCCCTAAGTGTGAATGGAGAACCAAGGATCtttcagaaaatgagaaaaaccagcagcatgaaagaaaatga